The Penaeus monodon isolate SGIC_2016 chromosome 17, NSTDA_Pmon_1, whole genome shotgun sequence genome contains the following window.
cttagtTCAGATAATATGACGTATATCATAGACACATGAAATAAAAGTATCCTTATgctaataaccatctttgattattccaaCAGTTATATTTCTTTTAAGTGTTTTAGACAAGTATTTACAGCTATTccgtacaataaccttgtgcgcaCGCGCGTTTTCCCACCGGGAGATTTAACTGGCCGTCCGACGACTCGTCGAGACACGCCGgtgagaaatgtttcattttaagtgTGTTGTGTCGATTTCGGGTCATTTTGAAGGCCGTATAATGGATATACAGAACAAgtagacattagtctctatcacagcctgatatttgagccCACCAAGtccccaaatgtcgaaaaaagtgattagaaaccaagcaagtCAAGCCCTGGACGGAAGCGAATAAACTTTCGGTGTTTcgatatataaaggtatgtggtctTACCCTGGGGGTCAaggacgcaatgtacgattaccacaggggatgtggattatgtgaaatccggtagattttttttttttaccgaacgacggatttgtttgtttgttttcgaaagttggcgcacGGTCAGTAGACTCTCAAGAAGGCGGGGACGTCCGTAAAATTTAATTATCCGATTTTCTGCTTATTATCCGCATGTctgttttctgttcttatttcagcctgttttaccccttaatttccctgatctactccacgccctcccctgctatcgggacatCAAaccacatcaagattgtcggctggagaacgCGACGGatatgatcatcagattcgttctcatcacacgaGAGCAAATCTGATGATATGAATATTGTAATGGAAGACCCGATTGCCATattcggaaaattaaccaaaatACCAACATAAACATGATGTTTATGTTGGTCATGTTAAATCGAACTCAAAGTTAAAATGAACTATCTCATATTAGTAGTAGGCCTACATGATGAATTGTTGTCAGGGGCAACACAGAAGTCGAGGTAAGCCTTATCGAAAAACGTGTTGGCGATGGAGGTTCATCTCGCATCTCCCTCGTTAGAATTTCGTGGTGCAGCTGTATCGTGGTCTAACGTCGACACTATGGTTTCAAGATTTAGGTATATTCATAGTCTACTCCGTGaataaacctctctctctttgcaaagatgtcgtccctctctctttgcaAAGATGTCGTCCCCTCCTGAGAGCATAGGTTACCCTGGTCGTCTGCAGTGCAAAAAGGGAGTAACATTCCCCTCGGGTTATGAATGGAATAaagttttcctcctccttattatcattattctcccttcttcttctacttctacttctcctcctcccattcctcttttcttctttttatattacttcAACTACTgtttcacttttctctcctcGAAAATGCTGGTAATTACTAGACACTAAAACTAGTTGTAGTGGTCATAATAGGATTCAGTAAGTGTGGTTATTAATTACCTCTCCCTTAATTTATATTTACACCTAATTcgaagaataaaattaataaatatgccTAATAAGTGAAAACGTAGATTTTATCACAGAGCAGTGAAAGAtagatatcatatgtatgtaccaCATCTCTTCTCAGTAAATGTGTTCAATGGTTCAGTGGGCCAAAACAGTCGAGTCCTTATCTTCGGAATTCGAGGCTCTCTGATTCAGTTAATAATGTCGACCCCAACTATTGCTAGCACAGAAGGGGACGTGGCGACCTATGGACTCTGTATGTCGAAACCATACACCGTGGGCCCAACTCAGATTAACAACCCAAGGGAATTTCGTGGGGATTTGGATGTGATAGAGGGGGTGGGCATATGGGCGAATCCGCTCATTATAGGCATTTCAGAGAGTTAAAAAGTAGAGAATTTTATAACCCGAGCCATTATTCGTTCAGGGAAGGTTCAACCCGTCACTGCGGAAGCGAACGAACCTCTTAACCCATCTTAAATACGTGTTATCATAAACGCACAATTGTCACAAAGATTGCTATGTGAGCCCAAAATCTCGCAGTAATTATTTACTGTGTATATTGTACCCGTCTTTACTGATATATAGTTTTATGAGACAGTTTGTAgatattttatatcattgttgcTAGTTTATTTTGtagcaaaatttaaagaaaaaaacatacaccgtAACaactgttttatatatgtattaacaagaaacaaaaaataaattaaataaaatgaaaacattaacACAACTGGAGAACAGGAATAAGCAAAACAAAGCAACTAACAAAATAAACTCAATAAGATAaccaaggaaaacaaaacaaagaggagAAATGTTAGGGAAAAGAAGACAGGAcgaggaatgggaagggaggcAGAAAGTAATGACAGAGTAATGAAAAGaatagaattagaaaaaaatagtgacaaaATAAACATCAAAGAATAATCGCAAAACAAAATCTTCATGGTGGAGCATTTTCTATAAATACATTGATCCCAGAAACCCTGTGAGACATAGGTCTCCATCCTCCAGAGGCAAACGAGCACATCACCTGAAAAAAAGCTACTTAGGAAGCTTATAAGGTCTACAGTAGATCAGCACTTGGGAAGAAACTCTTACTTCGCTAGGGACCTTGTATTCTTTAGTAAAAAAGCTGAATGAGGTAACAACTCAAAAGCGGGAAGAGAGATTGTATGCCTGGGTAGAATCGATTGACTCCACGACTTCCATGAGTAATGTCTGGAGGAAAATCAACAAGATTAAAAGCAATGTATACAATGTgactccccaccctcatccagaAAGGGTAGCTTTGTTACTCCTCCGTAAATGCTGCGAAAATTCCTCtctcggggtgcaggattggaacgagactgtgccccggcaggcgccaaccaaccatgaagcttgtggggcaaagccctcgggaaccccacaggtggatgggcggtcccacagcctgccgaccccctttatttggggctgtgtcggcgggggcggcagaggtggcgtgcacccggagtgaccacccgaggcttaatctcaggcagttacctctgctatcgcgggaattgaagcgactgggagttgaggtggctgccctctcagaggtgagaagacctggtagcggcacaatcagtgtgggtggttacacctactactggtcgggccgcagcgatggtcaccacctccagggtgtagccatagccatctccagtcgacttcagcccgcggtagtcgaggtgacaccggttgatgagcgtattatggcattgagactgaagcatgcttttggcttcttgtctcttattgctgtatacgctcctaccgatgtatataaaatcaatgcgaaagaggcgttctacgccaaactggcatctgtggcagacgattgcccccggcaagatattcgcattgttctgggcgacttcaatgcagtatccggctgtgaccgagctggctacgagatgtctgtcggcccccatggttcgggagctgatcccagcagcaagaatagcatccttctccgggactttgctaggtcccagaaaatgaggatctctggctcctggtaccagcgctccaacccgcatcgctggacttggtacagcgatacgggtacagtggccaaggagatcgaccacattcttgttagcatgcgatggaggatcctccagaactgcagggtttaccggagtgccgagttctgtggcaccgaccataggctggttgtggctaccctgcgggtccacttcaaaactccccgtccctccagtggccaccctaaggtgtttcacttggacagactaagggaggaggagtgtgcccgtgggttcaccatggcagtctctgaccgattcacagaacccagcaacctgacggacccagttgctctgtgggagttcttcaagtgcataacactcgaagcagctcaggagtccattggcgtacgcccaaggacaaggcagaattccatctccctggagacattagaggccactgaagtgtgtcgcaaggctcggctgaatgggaatcaagtcttgcgtcattccttggtgcatagggctcggacactgctgagaagggacaaggaacagttcatcaggaattttgctgaggaggtcgaaggccatttcttggtaaatgacctttgccctgcctaccaagccctgagaaaactgaaccataagccctcctcacagatgaactgcagtccgatcagcggatggacggatcatctcagatcatgttggagttcgtgaatgttgggctgagtattttgaacagttgtaccaggtggaccctccaacagttagcttggatgcaagcgatgtcgcagtgcctgtgccggacccacccattagcgaggaacctcctaccctaacagaggttaggctggcaatttccaagctgaagagtaggaaagctgcaggcatatgtgatatccctgctgaactgctaaaggctgggggtgaatctatggctcggggcctgcatacagtcctgactgccatttggcagtctggtaccattccccctgacctgctgaggggcgtggtcatccctctctggaaggggaaaggggatcgttgggattgtagcaactactgtggcattacactgctcagcataccaggcaaggttctcgcccacattcttctgaaacggatccgcaaccacctactgaggcaccagagaccggagcagtctggatttactccaggcaagtccacaatagaccgtatactaacgcttcgagtaattgtggaacgccgtcgtgagtttggtcgtgggttgctcgcagcctacatcgacctcaagaaggcgtttgactcggtgcatcgggaatcgctatgggagatcctgaggctcaggggaattccgacacagattattggcctgatagcaagcctctatactggtactgaaagtgctgtaaagtgtggtgggggtatgtcaaacttcttccctgttaattcaggggtgaggcaaggctgtgtccttgcaccaacacttttcaacacttgtatggactggatagtgggcagagctactagccaaagtcagtgtggagcaacactaggcaatattaaggtctcagtcCTTGGACTCATTTgtgacggctcttgatgcatttagcaatgaggcgaagcccctaggcctagaggtctcctggaccaagaccaagattcaggactttgggggcctgttaggggaacccgttcagtcgatccatgcttgcggtgaggacattgaagtcacagaaagttttacataccttggtagcatagtccatatctctgggatgtcagaccaggaagtctgtagacggattggtctggcaacaggagccatgaactcgatcaacaagagcatttggaggtgtcggtacctatgcagaaggaccaagctgtgtgtcttcaaggccttgatactgccagttttgctctatggaagcgaaacctggacgctatccagtgtcttggagtcccttcgccggatcatggggtacagttggcaggaccacgtgtccaaccagcggttacaccatgagacaggcatgggacctgttacttgcataatccgggattgccaactcaggctatatggccacctagctcgcttccctatggacgaccctgcctatcaggttgtctccctgcgagacctgtgggacgacctaggagatcatggcttgggcagctcgacgaaacctgtcgcgaggaattagagatgggccgtgtgcctgcctggaaactcgccttgagggatcctcgtggctggaagcgaagggtggatgcggccatgcgcccccgtcggcgttagccccttgatgatgatgatgataatcaattacCCATATGCAGGTGCTACCTTaagttaaaacacaaaaatgaaattgactatCAGTGTCAACTTCAAGTTCAGGCTGATGCACCACTGACAAGTCATGAACTtcttgcagccattaagactagcaaatccatTGCCCTTGGGGATGATGaatcacttatgacatcatcCGACTCCTTGTAATTGGAAGAAAttctcttcttgatctcttcaacttAATATATACTTCAGGCATCTTGCCCACTGCCTGTAAACAAGCTACCATTATTTCCATCCCAAAACCAGGTTACCGTGATAGCtttagaccaatttctctgacaTTCTGTCTatctaaaacctgtgaaagtaTTCTTCTCACTCGTTTGCTCTGCCAGGTCAAAGATCAATTTCATACATTAGTCTTTGGcttctaaaaagggaaaagaacacaaatgtgtttagtCCGGTACCTAAGTAGAAGTAACACACAGTCTTCATCATAGATTTCAAaggagcattcgacagagcctctCCTACTGCAATCCTCCTTGAACTAACTCTTCtaggagttaagggcaagctgctgttatgaataaataattatttatctttgagaagagcaaaggTACGGTACCAAGGCAGCTACAGTGCTTAAGGTGAACTAGAGTTAGGCACTCCACAAGGTGAAGTTTTGTCCCCATCATTATTTAACATACTTATGAACTCTCTTTACAAGCTCAACAGTGAATTAGGAAACCTGTGCTGCATCAcatcctatgctgatgacattctcaTTCAGGTTTTTGATAGGGGAGCTTCAGAGCTtcagcaaaaagtgtgcttcccttggACTCATAATCAGCCCTATCATGACTAAGTACATTTCCAAATCTCATAAACTGCCCTACACCCTAAAATTAGATGGACAAGTTATTGCAaaaactgacacctataaatatcttgatGTCATGGTGAGTGCaccccacctcatgtcccgcaATTCTCGCTTCACGCGAGAAATTGTTCAAAAAATTACTTAGAACATTTAAGATCTTTacaatacataagtaacagatatatatatatatatatatttttttttttttttttttttttttactagatatgtgaataatgtaatCACAATGGCACAGCTCAATGTTTGattgacaaccccccccccctctctctctctctctctctctctctctctctctctctctctctctctctctctctctctctctctctctctctctctctctctcactcactctcactctcaatctcactctctctctctctctctttctgtctctctcgctctccgtgtAGCATAGGCTGTATGGTTAAGTAATTCTcgcaaatatttctttttttatcgtttattataaaaacaaatatatgtgtataaaaaacaggaatattTATTGGCATAAGTATCTCTAAACTGATTTTCCCTAATATCTATTATCCTTTTCCTACGCAAAGTAATTGTTCAGCCTCTCTGTACTGTGGTAATATGGTTTAATGATAGGTATGGGAATGAGTTCGTGCATTGTATCGCGTGTGAAATGATCGAGAATTTATGAATAGATtaacaaagaaaagaatgagagatttgagaatttatgtatagtataataataattataataataaacatttcaaGAATTTGCGTGCTTAACGAGTATTTCCCGGATTGGAGTTTCATCAGGACGTCGGGTCGAGTGAGATCGTGCTGATGATCGTGGATTGATTAGCTCATTATCCACACTAAATCCAGGAGGAGGATTAGCCAGTCCCTCTGCATCGGACTGGGGAATTTTCACGTTGGATTCCGCATTATGCGCTGGTGGATTAGCCAATCTCCCAACAGGTGGATTAGCCAATCTCCCTGCAGGTTGATTAGCCAATCTCCCAACAGGTGGATTAGCCAATCTCTCTGCAGGTGGATTAGCCAATCTCCCTGCAGGTGGATTAGCCAATCTCCCCGCCTCGGATTGGGAATATTTAACATAGGTTTGTGCTTCAGGTGGTTGCACAGGGACTGAATAATTCTCTCTCCGGTCGACTGGGCTTCCACGCGATGCCGCCTCGATGTCGACGTTGAAAAGGGCTTCTGTCTCCTCCTCAGGGTCGAAGGCGAGGTTCTTGTGGCCCGGAGCGACGGAGGGATTCTGGCCGGGGAAAAAAGGTGCGCTTATGCATTTATtcgttctgttattattgttattattatcatcaattattattattgttgttgtttttattgcgaattattgttattgttgttgttgttgttgctgttctttttattgtgattttttttattatgaattataataataataataataataattattattattattattattattattattattattattattatcattattatcattattattattattattattattattgttactggtagtagtagtagtagtaaacattttattatgaatgattattatcattattattatcattattattattattattattattgttgttgttgttatttattattcattaatcgttatctattattcattattattatgattatttattaccatCAATTCTTAATATGATTATCCATCATAATCAGTTATTAagatatagtcttttttttttgttaggttattCACTATATAAGCAAAATCAATTTACCTTTTCATCATTAAGGATTGTGATAACtaacatttaatatacatatatatatataatttgatataaatccacatagatttttttcttttttttttaaggatggggGCGGGAGAAGAGAAagctaatcttattttttttttttttttatcttattattattttttttttttgggggggggggggtggagggaagacgagagagttaacctcatttttttggggggggggagaggggagggagaagagagatagctaatttcattcttttctttttcttttttttgagggggggggggggagaagagcgaTCTAACCTCATTACAATCAGCGTAAGTTACAGTTTTACGAGATTGATCCAGACTCACTCACCTTCTGTATCGCGAAAATCGCTTCTTCGTAAGACGGCAGTTTATCCACCAAATCGTCGTATTTTGGGGGGAGGTCTTCAGTAGCCGGCTATAAAGACAAGCAAAACGTAagataattattaacattttacctcccttccttcttttgtctcattttatcatttatccaaTCATTTCGTTAATTTTGAGCTGTTGGTATGAAGTTAAGAAATGCACGTATTATAATAGGTATTAAGTTAGTTTCATTTTTACtaattctcgaaaaaaaaattgagttgaCAGTAATCCTAACGAAAACCGAACATGTTCTTCTAAAATCCCATTAAATCTATCGAATCTTGTATTAACAGAAGTGcatcctaaactttttttttattattggctgCGACCCTGAACCCAGTTCTCTTGGGTCAGTGATCCTCAATGCACGAAAGAAAAAGAGCATCTCCGGTCGACCAACTTTTAATTAACATTTACCTTAAACATTTAGAAttacatttctcttcctctccattattCCAAAGACGTATCGACACTCTTGAGAAACATATTACGACGAAGGGGTTAATAACTCGCCGAATTCAATTAACTAAAACCGATAAGTGAATAACGTACGCTTTGTACAAGGTTCACCAATAAACTCACTTCACACTGTCGTTGATGATGGGACTGCAGGTACCGTATCAGCCCTGGAAGTCTACGTAGTCGGTGCCTTttaagaagataaagaataatataattttattcgtATTAAgcaagagaagatgagaaagggagagggagagagagagaaataaagaggtggagagaggggaagaataagGAACGTGAAAATATCATTCATGTTGAACAGGGAAACACGTAATTATGAGCACTGCAGGTCCCTGACTCGCCAAGTTTTATACTGATATTCCTTCTATTTGGATATTGAAATGTGTTTGTGCTATTGAAATTTTGATAAAGTTTTCACTATGCATTACCTTGAAGTACTGTAGTACCCCTCTACAAATCTTTATTTGTATTCATGTGtacccaacctctctctctctctctctctctctctctctctctctctctctctctctctatatatatatatatatatatatatatatatatatatatatatatatatatatatatatatatgtgtgtgtgtgtgtgtgtgtgtgtgtgtgtgtgtatgtgtgtgtgtgtgtgtg
Protein-coding sequences here:
- the LOC119583760 gene encoding uncharacterized protein LOC119583760 encodes the protein MSVVCRKVLVLALTISRCRSEGPDLDTDDADAAAKPVGPMESEGGEFPPVSTGKILIPTFALQKINLEAISCQTDEQCYQHLPNLDVALAKNSNFPSAPYCNKLANTSSLGHCGCGRGKCVSYTKEIGRGRILYYCGPCSYVGARCSDDSPCQHELAECRENFCACKNGGDFFEFSYCEVPHLGFEVAVNMAFVVCIAISICLVLASSYGIINMHRLRRLPGLIRYLQSHHQRQCEPATEDLPPKYDDLVDKLPSYEEAIFAIQKNPSVAPGHKNLAFDPEEETEALFNVDIEAASRGSPVDRRENYSVPVQPPEAQTYVKYSQSEAGRLANPPAGRLANPPAERLANPPVGRLANQPAGRLANPPVGRLANPPAHNAESNVKIPQSDAEGLANPPPGFSVDNELINPRSSARSHSTRRPDETPIREILVKHANS